The following are from one region of the Oryzias latipes chromosome 12, ASM223467v1 genome:
- the LOC101168763 gene encoding uncharacterized protein DDB_G0283697 encodes MESLYKRKMFASMRKTKVAATKNKRQIGLPASILDDSDEGSFSSSSSSSSGSQSDFQSSPEEDSERGDRDWSESGASSSDDSRSVARRKRSFLGGDDSSSSSSPDDEEGKGGGSGPKRTVQPRKRSRLQRQDESDSDRAEERKKEEADKAKRRQRHNKLLALSRRMKARVPNRRRGRLKQTTGAKEEAEDDEDKEDDSKTEVKGNEKEEEQQQEEEEEDEQEEEEEEEEQGEQEKKEEVCDC; translated from the exons ATGGAGAGTTTGTACAAGCGCAAGATGTTCGCGTCCATGCGGAAAACCAAGGTGGCCGCAACCAAGAACAAGCGCCAGATCGGCCTGCCGGCCTCCATCCTGGACGACAGTGACGAaggctccttctcctcctcctcctcctcctcctccgggTCCCAGTCCGACTTCCAGAGCTCCCCGGAGGAGGACAGCGAGCGGGGGGACCGGGACTGGAGCGAGTCCGGGGCGTCCTCCAGCGACGACAGCCGCTCCGTGGCCCGCAGGAAGCGCTCCTTCCTGGGCGGCGACgacagctcctcttcctccagcccCGACGACGAGGAGGGGAAAGGCGGCGGGAGCGGTCCGAAACGGACGGTGCAGCCCCGGAAGCGCAGCCGGCTGCAGCGGCAGGACGAGTCCGACTCGGACCGGGCGGaggagaggaagaaggaggaggcgGACAAAGCCAAGAGGAGGCAGAGGCACAACAAGCTGCTGGCGCTCTCCAGGAGGATGAAGGCCCGGGTGCCCAACCGGAGGAGGGGCCGCCTCAAGCAG ACAACCGGCGCCAAGGAGGAGgctgaggatgatgaagataagGAAGACGACAGCAAGACGGAGGTGAAAGGAAACgagaaggaggaagagcagcagcaggaggaggaggaggaagacgagcaggaggaggaggaggaggaagaggagcagggtGAGCAGGAGAAGAAGGAGGAAGTCTGTGACTGCTGA